A stretch of the Malus sylvestris chromosome 10, drMalSylv7.2, whole genome shotgun sequence genome encodes the following:
- the LOC126584645 gene encoding uncharacterized protein LOC126584645, producing the protein MGCCLSTAAAGKSSALGDQKHRHSLVGNEESRSGAARESGGPPPVDVETVKEVLSETPKPKPKPLPQSSPPPLFKHEPVLDRDQEKRAASDEEELPVFVSLKTKLDPEKIEQKIPICNNNGGGGGEISEVSEICSLSESMSATTVTRDDDEEVHQRLVNRSPMKLRQNRDSSTGQRRDRVVGKSPTRRTESSPGRRYGPNGAGSMRLVQSREPGPGQQPMSRRGPRTESNRRDPGDSSGRRSRSPSTRITEGGGVNRANAGRSPSARRSGKYPTRTAIGPIDSSSSGPTRRVVEEPNKEEGTWPTTNESLDNPHVSLECFIFL; encoded by the coding sequence ATGGGTTGCTGTTTAAGCACCGCCGCCGCCGGAAAGTCCTCCGCTTTAGGTGATCAGAAGCACCGGCATTCATTGGTGGGCAATGAAGAGTCAAGATCTGGCGCCGCCCGCGAGAGTGGAGGACCTCCGCCAGTAGACGTAGAGACAGTGAAAGAAGTGCTGTCGGAGACACCgaaacccaaacccaaacctCTACCGCAGTCTTCGCCGCCGCCGCTATTCAAACACGAGCCAGTACTAGATCGAGATCAAGAAAAAAGAGCAGCTTCCGACGAAGAAGAGTTACCAGTGTTCGTTTCGTTGAAAACTAAACTCGACCCAGAAAAGATTGAGCAGAAAATACCCATTTGCAACAACAATGGCGGCGGCGGAGGAGAGATCTCGGAGGTGTCGGAGATTTGCAGCCTGAGTGAGAGCATGTCGGCCACCACCGTCACCAGAGACGACGACGAAGAGGTTCATCAGAGGTTAGTCAACAGGTCGCCGATGAAATTACGACAAAACCGGGACTCTTCAACGGGTCAAAGGAGAGACCGGGTTGTGGGTAAGTCTCCGACCCGGAGAACCGAATCCTCTCCGGGTCGGAGATATGGACCAAATGGTGCTGGGTCAATGAGGTTGGTTCAGAGCAGAGAACCGGGCCCGGGTCAGCAGCCAATGTCCAGGCGTGGGCCGAGAACCGAGTCCAACCGGCGTGATCCGGGCGATAGTTCCGGTCGGAGGTCTAGGTCACCCTCCACGAGGATTACGGAAGGCGGTGGGGTTAATAGGGCCAATGCAGGTCGGAGCCCCTCGGCCAGAAGATCCGGAAAGTATCCGACTCGAACTGCAATTGGTCCAATTGATAGTTCGAGTTCTGGTCCGACCCGGAGAGTGGTGGAGGAGCCCAACAAGGAGGAGGGTACGTGGCCCACCACCAATGAGTCTCTCGACAATCCACATGTTTCCTTGGAGTGCTTTATTTTCTTATAA
- the LOC126587456 gene encoding protein STRUBBELIG-RECEPTOR FAMILY 3-like, whose product MVRVRWEISTQLLIGLMLILTVPASVALTDPQDVIAMNSLFVALGYPPLPGWLLVGGDPCGDNWQGVGCVFSNITSLKLNGANLGGQLGDSLALFGSIIEIDFSNNHIGGSIPTSFPLTVRNVSLSNNQFNGSIPGGGLSSSAQLLELSLDNNHLSGEIPDAFQPLTILNRLDLSGNNLSGQLCPSLANLSSLSTLHLQNNNLVGTLDVLQDLPLQDLNIENNLFSGPIPPKLLGIPNFRKDGNPFNTTIIPSPLPPAPSFVAGAPTSSQLPWQQANGPSSPAMLTTARTRNFFTTKTVMWIAIGGIGILVVIVLILCLLVRCFKGRRRSKEEKKHEISAYKIPKVNKSYSESSLQEGGQMEKVPKEAVMKPLDDYGVDSNRVVAVPKPQKEKNIEVESSAESSIHKKDHSIDMTDVSAEFLPRPPPPPFFLANKDTGNLVGPARVTASRIPMKSPDLSSVQVFTVGSLQQYTNSFSEENYIGAGMLGSVYRVTLPDQKILAVKKLDSTACTQQSDDEFLDLVSNISKAKHANIVKLVGYCAEHGQRLLVYEYCRNGTLHDALHTDDEIHHKLTWSVRIRVALGAARALEYLHEACQPPIVHHNFRSANLLLDEELEVHVSDCGLAPLILSPSMSGHLLTTYGSAAPEFDSGSYTHQSDVYSFGVVMLELLTGRKAYDRSRPRGEQYLVRWAVPKLHDIDALSRMVDPSLNGAYTMKSLSRFADIISSCVQREPEFRPRISEIVQELLQMV is encoded by the exons ATGGTTCGTGTGCGGTGGGAGATAAGCACGCAGTTGTTGATTGGGTTGATGCTGATTCTCACTGTCCCAGCTTCTGTTGCACTGACTGATCCTCAAGATG TTATCGCGATGAATAGTTTATTCGTTGCTCTAGGCTACCCTCCTCTTCCAGGGTGGCTTCTTGTTGGAGGAGACCCATGTGGGGATAACTGGCAAGGTGTTGGCTGCGTCTTCTCAAACATAACATCACT AAAGCTTAATGGAGCCAACTTGGGAGGACAGTTGGGTGATAGCTTGGCACTCTTCGGGTCCATCATAGAAAT AGATTTCAGCAATAACCATATTGGAGGGAGTATTCCAACATCGTTTCCCCTGACAGTCAGGAACGT TTCACTATCAAATAATCAGTTCAATGGAAGCATCCCAGGCGGCGGTTTGTCATCATCAGCACAGTTGTTGGAATT GTCGTTAGACAATAACCATCTTAGTGGAGAAATACCAGATGCCTTTCAACCGCTCACCATTTTGAATAGATT GGATCTGTCTGGCAATAATTTAAGTGGTCAATTGTGCCCCTCATTGGCAAATTTGTCATCTCTTTCCACATT GCACTTACAGAACAATAACCTGGTTGGAACCCTTGATGTGTTACAGGATCTTCCCCTACAGGATTT GAACATTGAAAACAATTTATTCTCTGGGCCAATACCTCCAAAGTTGCTTGGCATTCCTAATTTCAG AAAAGATGGAAATCCTTTCAATACTACTATTATTCCATCACCTCTACCACCAGCACCTTCGTTTGTAGCCGGGGCACCTACTTCTTCTCAACTACCTTGGCAACAGGCTAATGGTCCTTCTTCGCCAGCAATGCTAACTACTGCTAGAACTAGGAATTTTTTTACAACTAAGACGGTGATGTGGATTGCTATTGGGGGGATTGGGATTCTAGTAGTTATTGTACTAATTTTATGTCTTCTAGTAAGATGTTTCAAAGGAAGGAGACGGAGCAAGGAAGAAAAGAAGCATGAGATTAGTGCATATAAGATCCCTAAAGTGAATAAGAGTTACAGTGAATCGTCACTTCAGGAAGGTGGTCAAATGGAGAAGG TCCCAAAAGAGGCAGTTATGAAACCACTGGATGACTATGGAGTGGACAGCAACAGAGTGGTTGCAGTTCCAAAgccacaaaaagaaaaaaacatagaGGTGGAAAGTTCTGCAGAAAGTTCGATACATAAGAAGGATCATTCAATTGACATGACAGACGTGAGTGCAGAATTTTTGCCACGACCACCCCCTCCCCCATTTTTCCTTGCCAACAAGGACACTGGAAATTTGGTTGGGCCTGCTAGAGTAACTGCAAGCAGGATTCCCATGAAATCGCCGGACCTAAGCTCTGTACAAGTGTTTACTGTTGGATCACTTCAGCAGTATACTAATAGCTTCTCTGAAGAAAATTATATTGGAGCAGGCATGCTTGGCAGTGTTTATAGGGTTACGCTTCCTGACCAAAAG attTTGGCGGTCAAGAAACTGGACAGTACAGCATGCACACAGCAGAGCGATGATGAATTTCTTGATTTAGTGTCTAATATCTCTAAAGCAAAACATGCTAATATCGTGAAACTAGTGGGTTACTGTGCTGAGCATGGCCAACGGCTACTTGTGTATGAGTATTGCAGAAACGGGACTCTCCATGATGCACTGCATACTGATGATGAAATCCATCATAAGCTTACATGGAGTGTGCGCATCCGCGTTGCACTTGGAGCTGCAAGAGCTCTTGA GTATTTGCATGAGGCCTGTCAGCCACCCATTGTGCACCATAATTTCAGGTCTGCCAATCTTCTCCTTGATGAAGAGCTTGAAGTACATGTCTCGGACTGTGGTTTAGCTCCTCTGATATTGTCTCCCTCA ATGTCTGGGCACCTCCTCACTACTTATGGTTCTGCTGCCCCGGAATTTGACTCAGGAAGTTATACTCACCAAAGTGATGTCTACAGCTTTGGGGTTGTAATGTTGGAGCTCCTTACAGGGAGGAAGGCCTATGACAG GTCACGGCCTCGTGGGGAGCAGTATTTGGTTAGATGGGCGGTTCCGAAGCTTCATGACATTGATGCATTATCAAGGATGGTTGACCCCTCTCTAAATGGAGCATATACAATGAAGTCTTTATCCCGTTTTGCTGATATCATTTCCTCCTGCGTACAA AGGGAGCCAGAATTCCGGCCACGAATATCTGAAATTGTCCAGGAACTCCTACAAATGGTGTAA